The Athene noctua chromosome 3, bAthNoc1.hap1.1, whole genome shotgun sequence genome includes a region encoding these proteins:
- the CEP41 gene encoding centrosomal protein of 41 kDa isoform X1, with protein sequence MSSRRSIGNPEYLTRRIPQNPRYQHIKTRLDTGNSLTKYTEKLEEIKRNYRYKKDELFKRLKVTTFAQLVIQVASLSDETLEVTNEEIHKLEDGDSATPDADAEVTAGTNGKGSPDGTPSPVLFINNTGAGESYRSTLQSVISGVGELDIEKDTPKKVDTQTKDMPYPDCPFLLLDVRDRDAYDQCHIIGAYSYPIATLSRTMNPYTNNILEYKNAHGKIIILYDNDERLASQAATTMCERGFENLFMLSGGLKVLAQKIPEGLITGSFPASCQVAAPTGSARKKPSPKVPPARAENKWRFSADDLQKIKYYLEEEHIPSDTASRLSRGSSGRNSKVTTVRSSPSLPSTAGNVGPLTARSLSRSSFQNRPWK encoded by the exons ATGTCGAGCAGGAGGAGTATCGGGAACCCGGAG tatttaacCAGGCGCATCCCTCAGAATCCCAGATACCAACATATAAAAACCCGCCTTGATACTG GAAACAGTTTGACAAAATACACTGAGAAATTGGAAGAGATCAAAAGAA attACAGATATAAAAAGGATGAGCTGTTTAAAAGGCTGAAAGTGACTACTTTTGCCCAGCTG GTCATCCAGGTTGCCTCTCTATCTGATGAAACCTTAGAAGTGACAAATGAGGAGATCCACAAGCTGGAAG ATGGTGATTCTGCTACTCCAGATGCAGATGCTGAAGTCACAGCAGGGACAAACGGGAAAGGAAGCCCCGACGGGACCCCGAGTCCAGTCCTGTTCATAAACAACACAGGAGCTGGGGAATCCTATCGGTCCACTCTGCAGAG CGTGATAAGTGGCGTTGGTGAACTGGATATAGAAAAGGACACTCCAAAAAAAGTGGACACTCAGACTAAAGACATGCCTTATCCCGACTGCCCCTTCCTGCTTTTGGATGTACGAGACCGGGATGCCTACGACCAGTGTCACATTATTGGAG CTTATTCCTACCCTATTGCAACGCTGTCTAGAACCATGAACCCCTATACAAATAATATTCTGGAATAT AAAAACGCACATGGAAAAATTATCATTTTGTATGACAATGATGAGAGGTTAGCGAGCCAGGCTGCGACAACCATGTGTGAGAGGGGCTTTGAGAATTTGTTCATGTTATCTGGAG GCCTGAAGGTCCTCGCACAGAAGATCCCAGAAGGTCTGATCACTGGCTCATTCCCTGCATCCTGCCAGGTGGCAGCTCCCACTGGATCTGCCCGTAAAAAACCTTCTCCCAAAGTGCCACCTGCACGTGCTGAAAATAAATGGAGATTTTCTGCAGATGATCTACAAAAGATAAAGTACTACCTGGAAGAGGAGCACATTCCTTCAGATACTGCCA gCCGTCTCAGCCGTGGTTCTTCAGGCCGCAATTCCAAGGTGACAACCgtgaggagcagccccagcctccccagcaccGCGGGCAACGTGGGACCCCTCACTGCCCGCTCGCTCAGCAGGAGCAGCTTCCAGAACAGGCCGTGGAAATAA
- the CEP41 gene encoding centrosomal protein of 41 kDa isoform X3, translated as MSSRRSIGNPEYLTRRIPQNPRYQHIKTRLDTGNSLTKYTEKLEEIKRNYRYKKDELFKRLKVTTFAQLVIQVASLSDETLEVTNEEIHKLEDGDSATPDADAEVTAGTNGKGSPDGTPSPVLFINNTGAGESYRSTLQSVISGVGELDIEKDTPKKVDTQTKDMPYPDCPFLLLDVRDRDAYDQCHIIGAYSYPIATLSRTMNPYTNNILEYKNAHGKIIILYDNDERLASQAATTMCERGFENLFMLSGGRLSRGSSGRNSKVTTVRSSPSLPSTAGNVGPLTARSLSRSSFQNRPWK; from the exons ATGTCGAGCAGGAGGAGTATCGGGAACCCGGAG tatttaacCAGGCGCATCCCTCAGAATCCCAGATACCAACATATAAAAACCCGCCTTGATACTG GAAACAGTTTGACAAAATACACTGAGAAATTGGAAGAGATCAAAAGAA attACAGATATAAAAAGGATGAGCTGTTTAAAAGGCTGAAAGTGACTACTTTTGCCCAGCTG GTCATCCAGGTTGCCTCTCTATCTGATGAAACCTTAGAAGTGACAAATGAGGAGATCCACAAGCTGGAAG ATGGTGATTCTGCTACTCCAGATGCAGATGCTGAAGTCACAGCAGGGACAAACGGGAAAGGAAGCCCCGACGGGACCCCGAGTCCAGTCCTGTTCATAAACAACACAGGAGCTGGGGAATCCTATCGGTCCACTCTGCAGAG CGTGATAAGTGGCGTTGGTGAACTGGATATAGAAAAGGACACTCCAAAAAAAGTGGACACTCAGACTAAAGACATGCCTTATCCCGACTGCCCCTTCCTGCTTTTGGATGTACGAGACCGGGATGCCTACGACCAGTGTCACATTATTGGAG CTTATTCCTACCCTATTGCAACGCTGTCTAGAACCATGAACCCCTATACAAATAATATTCTGGAATAT AAAAACGCACATGGAAAAATTATCATTTTGTATGACAATGATGAGAGGTTAGCGAGCCAGGCTGCGACAACCATGTGTGAGAGGGGCTTTGAGAATTTGTTCATGTTATCTGGAG gCCGTCTCAGCCGTGGTTCTTCAGGCCGCAATTCCAAGGTGACAACCgtgaggagcagccccagcctccccagcaccGCGGGCAACGTGGGACCCCTCACTGCCCGCTCGCTCAGCAGGAGCAGCTTCCAGAACAGGCCGTGGAAATAA
- the CEP41 gene encoding centrosomal protein of 41 kDa isoform X4, with the protein MSSRRSIGNPEYLTRRIPQNPRYQHIKTRLDTDYRYKKDELFKRLKVTTFAQLVIQVASLSDETLEVTNEEIHKLEDGDSATPDADAEVTAGTNGKGSPDGTPSPVLFINNTGAGESYRSTLQSVISGVGELDIEKDTPKKVDTQTKDMPYPDCPFLLLDVRDRDAYDQCHIIGAYSYPIATLSRTMNPYTNNILEYKNAHGKIIILYDNDERLASQAATTMCERGFENLFMLSGGRLSRGSSGRNSKVTTVRSSPSLPSTAGNVGPLTARSLSRSSFQNRPWK; encoded by the exons ATGTCGAGCAGGAGGAGTATCGGGAACCCGGAG tatttaacCAGGCGCATCCCTCAGAATCCCAGATACCAACATATAAAAACCCGCCTTGATACTG attACAGATATAAAAAGGATGAGCTGTTTAAAAGGCTGAAAGTGACTACTTTTGCCCAGCTG GTCATCCAGGTTGCCTCTCTATCTGATGAAACCTTAGAAGTGACAAATGAGGAGATCCACAAGCTGGAAG ATGGTGATTCTGCTACTCCAGATGCAGATGCTGAAGTCACAGCAGGGACAAACGGGAAAGGAAGCCCCGACGGGACCCCGAGTCCAGTCCTGTTCATAAACAACACAGGAGCTGGGGAATCCTATCGGTCCACTCTGCAGAG CGTGATAAGTGGCGTTGGTGAACTGGATATAGAAAAGGACACTCCAAAAAAAGTGGACACTCAGACTAAAGACATGCCTTATCCCGACTGCCCCTTCCTGCTTTTGGATGTACGAGACCGGGATGCCTACGACCAGTGTCACATTATTGGAG CTTATTCCTACCCTATTGCAACGCTGTCTAGAACCATGAACCCCTATACAAATAATATTCTGGAATAT AAAAACGCACATGGAAAAATTATCATTTTGTATGACAATGATGAGAGGTTAGCGAGCCAGGCTGCGACAACCATGTGTGAGAGGGGCTTTGAGAATTTGTTCATGTTATCTGGAG gCCGTCTCAGCCGTGGTTCTTCAGGCCGCAATTCCAAGGTGACAACCgtgaggagcagccccagcctccccagcaccGCGGGCAACGTGGGACCCCTCACTGCCCGCTCGCTCAGCAGGAGCAGCTTCCAGAACAGGCCGTGGAAATAA
- the CEP41 gene encoding centrosomal protein of 41 kDa isoform X2: MSENPNGSSRTEADYRYKKDELFKRLKVTTFAQLVIQVASLSDETLEVTNEEIHKLEDGDSATPDADAEVTAGTNGKGSPDGTPSPVLFINNTGAGESYRSTLQSVISGVGELDIEKDTPKKVDTQTKDMPYPDCPFLLLDVRDRDAYDQCHIIGAYSYPIATLSRTMNPYTNNILEYKNAHGKIIILYDNDERLASQAATTMCERGFENLFMLSGGLKVLAQKIPEGLITGSFPASCQVAAPTGSARKKPSPKVPPARAENKWRFSADDLQKIKYYLEEEHIPSDTASRLSRGSSGRNSKVTTVRSSPSLPSTAGNVGPLTARSLSRSSFQNRPWK, translated from the exons atgtcagaaaatccGAATGGATCTTCCAGGACAGAAGCAG attACAGATATAAAAAGGATGAGCTGTTTAAAAGGCTGAAAGTGACTACTTTTGCCCAGCTG GTCATCCAGGTTGCCTCTCTATCTGATGAAACCTTAGAAGTGACAAATGAGGAGATCCACAAGCTGGAAG ATGGTGATTCTGCTACTCCAGATGCAGATGCTGAAGTCACAGCAGGGACAAACGGGAAAGGAAGCCCCGACGGGACCCCGAGTCCAGTCCTGTTCATAAACAACACAGGAGCTGGGGAATCCTATCGGTCCACTCTGCAGAG CGTGATAAGTGGCGTTGGTGAACTGGATATAGAAAAGGACACTCCAAAAAAAGTGGACACTCAGACTAAAGACATGCCTTATCCCGACTGCCCCTTCCTGCTTTTGGATGTACGAGACCGGGATGCCTACGACCAGTGTCACATTATTGGAG CTTATTCCTACCCTATTGCAACGCTGTCTAGAACCATGAACCCCTATACAAATAATATTCTGGAATAT AAAAACGCACATGGAAAAATTATCATTTTGTATGACAATGATGAGAGGTTAGCGAGCCAGGCTGCGACAACCATGTGTGAGAGGGGCTTTGAGAATTTGTTCATGTTATCTGGAG GCCTGAAGGTCCTCGCACAGAAGATCCCAGAAGGTCTGATCACTGGCTCATTCCCTGCATCCTGCCAGGTGGCAGCTCCCACTGGATCTGCCCGTAAAAAACCTTCTCCCAAAGTGCCACCTGCACGTGCTGAAAATAAATGGAGATTTTCTGCAGATGATCTACAAAAGATAAAGTACTACCTGGAAGAGGAGCACATTCCTTCAGATACTGCCA gCCGTCTCAGCCGTGGTTCTTCAGGCCGCAATTCCAAGGTGACAACCgtgaggagcagccccagcctccccagcaccGCGGGCAACGTGGGACCCCTCACTGCCCGCTCGCTCAGCAGGAGCAGCTTCCAGAACAGGCCGTGGAAATAA